In Nomia melanderi isolate GNS246 chromosome 5, iyNomMela1, whole genome shotgun sequence, a single genomic region encodes these proteins:
- the LOC116424799 gene encoding uncharacterized protein LOC116424799 isoform X1, whose translation MNMETVKEYLGSINPHWVAVVATGMYTHLRQICIIGLCFDDENSSPFDPSYASVLFIFSVLCLLAEYRLWPRTLKEPPIQLLYIYEMLVAALTTNLATHAVWVPFMRVIRCLTQESSKWLLRLNGTLNLSRYSILTEFAYYMEKECAVTHFSFCMSILSFVWMLDATESLDAILDIWAKENRNPFWTFWKGKRKKLTFANPEVSDWFVYKLMSSKDLT comes from the exons ATG AATATGGAAACCGTAAAGGAGTATCTAGGATCTATAAATCCACATTGGGTGGCCGTGGTGGCGACAGGCATGTATACTCATCTTCGACAAATTTGCATAATAGGCCTCTGTTTCGATGACGAAAACAGTTCCCCTTTCGATCCATCTTACGCATCGGTACTCTTCATATTTTCCGTACTGTGCCTTCTCGCGGAATACAGACTTTGGCCTAGAACACTTAAGGAGCCACCAATTCAACTTCTTTATATTTACGAA ATGCTGGTGGCTGCTTTGACCACAAATTTAGCGACACATGCCGTTTGGGTGCCATTCATGCGTGTCATACGCTGTTTAACTCAGGAATCAAGTAAATGG ttgcTTCGGTTAAACGGAACATTGAATTTGAGTCGTTATTCCATTTTAACCGAGTTCGCTTATTACATGGAAAAAGAATGTGCAGTAACACATTTTTCGTTTTGTATGTCGATATTGTCTTTCGTATGGATGCTTGATGCCACGGAATCACTGGATGCAATTTTGGATATTTGGGCCAA GGAAAACAGGAATCCATTTTGGACATTCtggaaagggaaaaggaaaaaactaACTTTCGCAAATCCTGAAGTATCAGATTGGTTCGTCTATAAATTAATGAGCAGCAAAGATCTAACGTAA
- the LOC116424799 gene encoding uncharacterized protein LOC116424799 isoform X3: MNMETVKEYLGSINPHWVAVVATGMYTHLRQICIIGLCFDDENSSPFDPSYASVLFIFSVLCLLAEYRLWPRTLKEPPIQLLYIYEMLVAALTTNLATHAVWVPFMRVIRCLTQESSKWLLRLNGTLNLSRYSILTEFAYYMEKECAVTHFSFCMSILSFVWMLDATESLDAILDIWAK, encoded by the exons ATG AATATGGAAACCGTAAAGGAGTATCTAGGATCTATAAATCCACATTGGGTGGCCGTGGTGGCGACAGGCATGTATACTCATCTTCGACAAATTTGCATAATAGGCCTCTGTTTCGATGACGAAAACAGTTCCCCTTTCGATCCATCTTACGCATCGGTACTCTTCATATTTTCCGTACTGTGCCTTCTCGCGGAATACAGACTTTGGCCTAGAACACTTAAGGAGCCACCAATTCAACTTCTTTATATTTACGAA ATGCTGGTGGCTGCTTTGACCACAAATTTAGCGACACATGCCGTTTGGGTGCCATTCATGCGTGTCATACGCTGTTTAACTCAGGAATCAAGTAAATGG ttgcTTCGGTTAAACGGAACATTGAATTTGAGTCGTTATTCCATTTTAACCGAGTTCGCTTATTACATGGAAAAAGAATGTGCAGTAACACATTTTTCGTTTTGTATGTCGATATTGTCTTTCGTATGGATGCTTGATGCCACGGAATCACTGGATGCAATTTTGGATATTTGGGCCAAGTAG
- the LOC116424799 gene encoding uncharacterized protein LOC116424799 isoform X2, with product METVKEYLGSINPHWVAVVATGMYTHLRQICIIGLCFDDENSSPFDPSYASVLFIFSVLCLLAEYRLWPRTLKEPPIQLLYIYEMLVAALTTNLATHAVWVPFMRVIRCLTQESSKWLLRLNGTLNLSRYSILTEFAYYMEKECAVTHFSFCMSILSFVWMLDATESLDAILDIWAKENRNPFWTFWKGKRKKLTFANPEVSDWFVYKLMSSKDLT from the exons ATGGAAACCGTAAAGGAGTATCTAGGATCTATAAATCCACATTGGGTGGCCGTGGTGGCGACAGGCATGTATACTCATCTTCGACAAATTTGCATAATAGGCCTCTGTTTCGATGACGAAAACAGTTCCCCTTTCGATCCATCTTACGCATCGGTACTCTTCATATTTTCCGTACTGTGCCTTCTCGCGGAATACAGACTTTGGCCTAGAACACTTAAGGAGCCACCAATTCAACTTCTTTATATTTACGAA ATGCTGGTGGCTGCTTTGACCACAAATTTAGCGACACATGCCGTTTGGGTGCCATTCATGCGTGTCATACGCTGTTTAACTCAGGAATCAAGTAAATGG ttgcTTCGGTTAAACGGAACATTGAATTTGAGTCGTTATTCCATTTTAACCGAGTTCGCTTATTACATGGAAAAAGAATGTGCAGTAACACATTTTTCGTTTTGTATGTCGATATTGTCTTTCGTATGGATGCTTGATGCCACGGAATCACTGGATGCAATTTTGGATATTTGGGCCAA GGAAAACAGGAATCCATTTTGGACATTCtggaaagggaaaaggaaaaaactaACTTTCGCAAATCCTGAAGTATCAGATTGGTTCGTCTATAAATTAATGAGCAGCAAAGATCTAACGTAA